In one Methanobrevibacter sp. genomic region, the following are encoded:
- a CDS encoding exodeoxyribonuclease VII small subunit codes for MEDMNFEDSLEKLEEIVNKLENGDVPLDEAIDEFKKAMDLVKLCENKLNSAEEAIAKIVQDNDEIVEFKSD; via the coding sequence ATGGAAGATATGAATTTTGAAGATAGTTTAGAAAAATTAGAAGAAATTGTAAACAAATTAGAAAATGGTGACGTGCCTTTAGATGAAGCAATTGATGAATTTAAAAAAGCAATGGATTTAGTTAAATTATGTGAAAATAAATTAAATTCCGCAGAAGAAGCCATTGCCAAGATTGTCCAGGACAATGATGAG
- a CDS encoding molybdenum cofactor biosynthesis protein B: MKSETAKQHQNQSSSDISCGLITLSDSRKSEKLDLSGKYIAEEIESRYSLKSRIIIPDEKEDLMNAIENMVCENIDVILTNGGTGLSNRDITVETVESLFEKKIDGFGELFRAKSFEEIGSAALLSRATAGVYKKTLIFSMPGSPNAVKTALPIIIDELPHFVHHVKK, from the coding sequence ATGAAAAGTGAAACTGCAAAACAACATCAAAATCAGTCATCTAGTGATATAAGCTGTGGCTTAATAACTTTAAGCGATAGCAGAAAATCGGAAAAATTAGATTTATCTGGAAAATATATTGCTGAAGAAATCGAATCCAGGTACTCTTTGAAATCTAGAATTATAATTCCTGATGAAAAAGAAGATTTGATGAATGCAATTGAAAATATGGTTTGTGAAAATATTGATGTTATATTAACAAATGGTGGAACTGGATTATCTAATCGAGACATCACTGTTGAAACTGTTGAATCACTTTTCGAAAAAAAAATTGATGGCTTTGGAGAACTATTTAGAGCCAAATCTTTTGAAGAAATTGGTTCTGCAGCTCTTCTTTCAAGAGCAACAGCAGGAGTTTATAAAAAAACACTTATATTCTCCATGCCAGGTTCTCCAAATGCTGTTAAAACAGCATTACCAATAATTATTGATGAACTTCCTCATTTTGTTCATCATGTTAAAAAATAA
- a CDS encoding PRC-barrel domain-containing protein, translating into MRIKDELFGKEVLDADVQIVGKVSDVVLDKDSFEITDLVIKKTGISEQIKSSENLIPMELVKVIGDKILLKGEDDL; encoded by the coding sequence ATGAGAATTAAAGATGAATTATTTGGTAAAGAAGTCCTTGATGCAGATGTTCAAATAGTTGGAAAGGTATCAGATGTCGTTTTAGATAAGGATTCCTTTGAAATTACTGATTTGGTAATTAAAAAAACAGGAATCTCAGAACAAATTAAATCCAGTGAAAATCTCATTCCAATGGAACTTGTAAAAGTTATTGGAGATAAAATTTTACTTAAAGGCGAAGATGATTTATAA
- a CDS encoding winged helix-turn-helix domain-containing protein, which yields MNRDNDINNDIKFLAKSEIRLKILSELDKKPNNIRELVKNTNITYSSISSNLSKLEKHEYITKDDNRYHVNPMTKVYFKSIMDFKNSVDIVNNFDAFWNKHNLNQLSIASIKRITDLEQSKLIETTPVDIYKTHNTIKKQIIDSKNIKAIFPYLHPDYPELIEKVLKNNGFVELIVPQSIFKELIFGVNNSVRKTAIKNGRLKVYIFKKDLSLYLTLCDETMSLGLFKNDGSFDQNRILVSEKENSLNWANELFEHVKRQVKK from the coding sequence ATGAATCGAGATAACGATATCAATAACGATATAAAATTTCTTGCAAAATCTGAAATAAGATTGAAAATTCTAAGTGAACTAGATAAAAAACCAAATAATATTCGTGAACTTGTTAAAAATACAAATATCACTTACAGTTCAATTTCAAGTAATCTCAGCAAGTTAGAAAAACACGAATACATTACCAAAGATGACAACAGATATCATGTAAATCCCATGACTAAAGTATATTTCAAATCAATTATGGATTTTAAGAATAGCGTCGATATAGTCAATAACTTTGATGCATTCTGGAACAAACATAATTTGAATCAACTAAGTATTGCATCAATTAAACGAATCACTGATTTAGAACAATCAAAACTAATCGAGACAACACCTGTCGACATATATAAGACACACAACACCATAAAAAAACAAATCATTGATTCAAAAAACATTAAAGCAATCTTTCCATATTTACATCCAGATTATCCAGAATTAATAGAAAAAGTTTTAAAAAATAATGGATTTGTAGAATTAATTGTTCCTCAAAGTATTTTTAAAGAGTTAATATTCGGCGTAAATAACAGTGTGAGAAAAACCGCCATTAAAAATGGAAGGCTTAAAGTTTATATTTTCAAGAAAGATTTAAGTTTATATTTGACTCTTTGTGATGAAACAATGAGTTTAGGTCTTTTTAAAAATGATGGAAGTTTTGATCAAAACAGAATTTTAGTATCTGAAAAGGAAAATTCCCTTAATTGGGCTAATGAATTATTTGAACATGTTAAAAGACAGGTGAAAAAATGA
- a CDS encoding winged helix-turn-helix domain-containing protein → MASIQKTLLTWNIWEIKDIELLTLIIGRNGGMTTMRIIDLLLKRPLNKNQISKLLKLDYKTVTHHIKIIITHDYICEIKIEKVNFYKPSDKLFSSIEEYKLIREHILNEKK, encoded by the coding sequence ATGGCATCAATTCAAAAAACATTATTAACATGGAATATTTGGGAAATTAAAGATATAGAATTACTAACTTTAATAATTGGAAGAAATGGTGGAATGACCACCATGAGAATTATAGATCTACTACTTAAAAGACCACTAAACAAAAATCAAATATCAAAACTACTAAAACTTGATTATAAGACAGTAACACATCATATCAAAATAATTATAACCCACGATTACATCTGTGAAATTAAGATTGAAAAAGTCAACTTCTACAAACCTAGTGACAAATTATTCAGTAGTATCGAAGAATATAAATTAATCCGTGAACATATCTTAAATGAGAAAAAATAA
- the xseA gene encoding exodeoxyribonuclease VII large subunit — protein sequence MEEKTFTVSEINALINRKLKMDPSFKNILVKGEISNFSTNSFSGHSYFTLKDENSQIDAVMFKGMKDRFLKIELKDGMKVIIKGKIEVYVKNGKYQLYATKITEDGIGNLYVAFEQLKKKLEKEGLFEKSHKKTIPKYPKKIGVVTAPTGAAIRDILTTIKKRYPICEILIFPTLVQGDHAKEQIVRQIRNAQRYDIDTLIVGRGGGSIEDLWPFNEESVAREIYDCEIPVISAVGHEVDFTISDFVADERAPTPTGAAQIAVPELKEVEFKVDNLKEKLTKNITNKIGENRLILKHISEKQVLKNPEEIYEIKEMHLDNLINKLDYASKNIITENKQKLFKLENATILKNPQNMLNNKKEKYYKNLNKLEVLNPLLTLKRGYSIAKSEGKILSSAKDVKTGDKIDIEFDDGTVNTKVI from the coding sequence ATGGAAGAAAAAACTTTCACAGTATCTGAAATTAATGCATTAATCAATCGAAAATTGAAAATGGACCCCTCATTTAAAAATATTCTGGTAAAAGGAGAAATTTCCAATTTTTCAACGAACTCTTTTAGCGGACACAGCTACTTTACCCTAAAAGATGAAAATTCACAGATTGATGCAGTTATGTTTAAAGGCATGAAAGACCGATTCCTTAAAATTGAGCTTAAAGATGGAATGAAAGTAATTATAAAAGGTAAAATTGAAGTTTATGTTAAAAACGGTAAATATCAGTTATACGCCACTAAAATTACTGAAGATGGAATCGGGAACTTATATGTTGCATTTGAACAATTAAAAAAGAAACTTGAAAAAGAGGGATTGTTTGAAAAGTCACATAAAAAAACAATACCAAAATATCCCAAAAAAATTGGAGTTGTCACAGCACCAACAGGAGCCGCCATAAGAGACATACTAACAACTATTAAAAAAAGATATCCGATTTGTGAAATACTAATATTTCCCACACTTGTTCAAGGAGACCATGCTAAAGAACAAATTGTAAGACAAATTAGAAATGCACAAAGATACGATATTGATACTTTAATTGTTGGACGTGGTGGAGGAAGTATTGAGGATTTATGGCCATTCAATGAGGAATCTGTAGCTCGAGAAATCTACGATTGTGAGATACCAGTCATTAGTGCAGTAGGTCATGAAGTTGATTTTACAATTTCGGATTTTGTAGCAGATGAAAGAGCCCCAACCCCAACTGGAGCTGCGCAGATTGCTGTTCCAGAACTAAAAGAAGTTGAATTTAAAGTAGATAACTTAAAAGAAAAATTAACAAAAAACATTACTAACAAAATTGGGGAAAACAGATTAATATTAAAACATATATCTGAAAAACAAGTTTTAAAAAACCCTGAAGAGATCTATGAAATTAAAGAGATGCATTTAGACAACCTTATAAACAAGCTGGATTATGCATCAAAAAATATTATAACCGAAAATAAGCAAAAACTATTCAAATTAGAAAATGCAACAATCCTAAAAAATCCTCAAAATATGTTAAATAATAAAAAAGAAAAATATTATAAAAATCTTAACAAATTAGAAGTCTTGAATCCTCTTTTAACATTAAAAAGAGGTTATTCAATAGCTAAAAGTGAAGGAAAAATCCTTTCATCAGCAAAAGATGTGAAAACTGGAGATAAAATTGATATAGAATTCGATGACGGAACTGTTAACACAAAGGTGATATAA
- a CDS encoding winged helix-turn-helix domain-containing protein: MTAIETKEELAKEFSGIKYILTSGMRSRLLLAVYENPKNLDELRKELRKPSATILHGLKELETINLIRKVQKYYELTSNGFLLTTNMVKLIENWYALNKNKLYWNSHDLTGIPDKFLKEIYLLKNAEYVTSTTSDLSNAFNTYIKFISNAKTLKIILPIYSENHFKHLIKLLNDNKLKKLELIVSEEILDSIKENDLFKRELINNNKVKIRCVKKRLKIFLTYSDDFMSLTLFFKDGHYDDSQILIAEDKNALKWAENLLRNFARR; this comes from the coding sequence ATGACTGCTATTGAAACAAAAGAAGAATTAGCTAAAGAATTCAGTGGCATTAAATACATCTTAACTTCAGGAATGAGATCAAGATTGCTATTAGCAGTTTATGAAAATCCGAAAAATCTTGATGAATTGAGAAAAGAATTAAGAAAACCCTCAGCAACAATTTTACATGGGCTTAAAGAATTAGAAACAATTAACTTAATTAGAAAAGTTCAGAAATATTATGAACTCACATCAAATGGATTTTTATTAACTACAAATATGGTCAAACTCATTGAAAATTGGTATGCATTGAATAAAAATAAGCTCTATTGGAACAGTCACGATTTAACTGGAATACCTGATAAATTTTTAAAGGAGATTTATCTTTTAAAAAATGCGGAATATGTAACTTCTACTACAAGTGATCTATCAAACGCATTCAATACATACATTAAATTTATTTCAAATGCAAAAACTTTAAAAATAATACTTCCTATTTACTCAGAAAATCATTTTAAACATTTAATTAAATTATTAAATGATAATAAATTAAAAAAATTAGAATTGATAGTTAGTGAAGAAATATTAGATTCAATTAAAGAAAATGACTTATTTAAAAGAGAATTGATTAACAACAATAAAGTAAAAATACGCTGCGTTAAGAAAAGATTAAAAATATTTTTAACATACAGCGATGATTTTATGTCACTAACGCTATTCTTTAAGGACGGTCACTACGATGATTCACAAATTTTAATCGCTGAAGACAAAAACGCCCTAAAGTGGGCTGAGAATTTGTTGAGGAACTTTGCTAGGAGATGA
- a CDS encoding type II toxin-antitoxin system VapC family toxin: MEICYILDASAFINGFKIISDNNFTVPEITTEIKDFKSKLTFDMAIEEGKLIIQDVPHKYISSVNDIISKSGDILRLSLPDKKLIALAYMLNDEGKNVKVISDDYTIQNTLRIMNIPYSGVITEGIKGIYNWKKICEGCKKEYGEDYPFDDCEICGSRIFKKRIKVNK, encoded by the coding sequence ATGGAAATTTGTTATATTTTAGATGCATCTGCTTTTATAAATGGATTTAAGATTATTTCAGATAATAATTTTACTGTTCCTGAAATTACTACTGAAATAAAAGATTTTAAATCTAAATTAACATTTGATATGGCAATTGAAGAAGGTAAGTTGATTATTCAGGATGTGCCTCATAAGTATATATCAAGTGTCAATGATATTATTTCTAAATCTGGTGATATTTTAAGATTATCCTTGCCTGATAAAAAGTTAATTGCACTGGCATATATGCTGAATGATGAGGGTAAAAATGTAAAAGTAATAAGTGATGATTACACAATCCAAAATACATTAAGAATTATGAATATTCCATATTCCGGAGTGATTACTGAAGGAATTAAGGGAATATATAACTGGAAAAAAATTTGTGAAGGATGTAAAAAGGAGTATGGGGAAGATTATCCATTTGATGATTGTGAGATATGTGGATCTAGAATATTTAAAAAACGAATTAAGGTGAATAAATGA
- the pyrE gene encoding orotate phosphoribosyltransferase, which translates to MVSKDYLIDLLKENEVFLEGDFTLSSGKKSNYYINMKKAITEPEILSTISKLITEKIAGDNIDKVAGPALGAVPIATAVSLESKLPLLMIRKEKKGYGTSKLIEGELNQDDNVIVVEDVSTTGGSLLKAIKAIQDNGGRVVRAFVVVDRQEGAIEEFEKEGIKLEPLINVNEFFD; encoded by the coding sequence ATGGTTTCTAAAGACTATTTAATTGATTTATTAAAGGAAAATGAAGTTTTTTTAGAGGGAGATTTCACATTATCTTCCGGTAAAAAAAGTAATTATTATATTAATATGAAAAAAGCTATTACTGAGCCTGAAATATTGTCAACCATTTCAAAATTGATTACAGAGAAAATCGCTGGGGATAATATTGATAAGGTTGCAGGTCCGGCTTTAGGTGCGGTTCCAATTGCTACTGCTGTTTCACTTGAGTCTAAATTGCCTTTATTGATGATTCGAAAAGAAAAGAAAGGTTATGGAACATCTAAACTTATTGAAGGCGAATTAAATCAAGACGATAATGTTATTGTTGTAGAAGATGTGTCTACGACTGGAGGATCACTTTTAAAAGCTATAAAAGCTATTCAAGATAATGGTGGTCGTGTAGTAAGAGCATTCGTTGTTGTAGATAGACAAGAAGGAGCAATTGAAGAATTTGAAAAAGAAGGTATAAAATTAGAACCTTTGATAAATGTAAATGAATTTTTTGATTGA